Proteins from one Argopecten irradians isolate NY chromosome 15, Ai_NY, whole genome shotgun sequence genomic window:
- the LOC138309417 gene encoding RING finger protein 32-like, which translates to MSRNRHEKPKGVGGGDSTALAAVALQDHMVRNLNLNFGSMKTFGPRNIGLGPAARSKQKSKPRPVVDTGRNRSKKPKPNKKDEDEEYVLDPKRVPKLSLAQKMGLVDAPEQPLTEQEWKSVKEKSNKRDDSKQPCVICKEDFGTQEQVLLSCTHVFHKACLQAFERFTGKKTCPMCRKAEYQTRVIHEGAKEYRIICATRIQAAWRGYVVKSWYRKLRETIPPKDPKLRQKFYEEKLSTITDRIVRSCDFNVNTFLTEIDQSLEASRDIFRRFDETFNIISDDDWDTIQLKAVQRETQDCPICLTSLRLQTYVHPSGSDKSLESMAEPISHSNIKQTQLNRNKTATNKQPLSGHVKPKSSKKSSEKVQESSPAKRRKTVLLSCSHVFHDQCLQTFEELSLHDGRHVCPVCRSVYQKRSISI; encoded by the exons ATGTCACGAAATAGACATGAAAAACCAAAG GGAGTGGGAGGCGGAGATTCTACAGCCTTAGCAGCGGTAGCTCTTCAGGATCACATGGTTCGCAACCTCAACCTCAACTTCGGCAGTATGAAAACATTTGGTCCACGGAATATCGGCCTTGGCCCAGCCGCTCGATCTAAACAAAAGTCGAAACCCAGACCTGTTGTGGATACTGGAAGAA ACAGATCTAAAAAACCCAAACCAAACAAGAAAGACGAGGATGAAGAGTATGTACTGGACCCAAAAAGAGTTCCCAAGTTGTCTCTTG CCCAGAAAATGGGCCTGGTGGATGCCCCAGAGCAGCCCCTTACAGAACAGGAATGGAAGTCTGTAAAGGAAAAATCCAACAAAAGGGACGACTCAAAACAACCGTGTGTTATCTGTAAAGAAGACTTCGGCACCCAGGAGCAG GTTCTTCTGTCATGCACACACGTCTTCCATAAG GCATGCCTTCAGGCCTTCGAGAGATTCACTGGTAAAAAAACGTGTCCGATGTGTCGTAAAGCTGAGTACCAGACCAGAGTCATACATGAGGGGGCTAAAGAATACAGGATCATTTGTGCCACAAG AATACAGGCCGCCTGGCGGGGGTATGTAGTTAAGAGCTGGTACAGGAAGTTAAGGGAGACCATTCCACCAAAGGACCCTAAACTTAGACAGAAGTTTTACGAggaaaag TTGTCAACAATCACAGACAGAATTGTGAGATCATGTGACTTTAACGTCAACACTTTCCTTACGGAGATTGACCAGAGTTTGGAAGCAAGTCGCGACATCTTCCGCAGATTTGACGAGACCTTCAACATCATCTCAGACGATGACtgggacaccatacaactgaAG GCTGTACAAAGAGAGACACAAGACTGCCCGATATGCTTGACAAGTCTACGTTTGCAGACGTACGTTCATCCATCTGGTTCAGACAAAAGCTTGGAATCTATGGCAGAACCAATATCACATTCAAACATTAAACAGACCCAGTTAAACCGAAACAAAACTGCCACAAATAAACAACCTTTATCCGGACATGTAAAGCCAAAATCTTCAAAGAAATCCTCGGAAAAAGTACAAGAATCTTCCCCAGCTAAAAGGAGAAAGACAGTGTTACTTTCTTGTTCTCATGTCTTCCATGATCAGTGTCTGCAGACTTTCGAGGAACTATCTTTACATGACGGTCGGCATGTGTGTCCTGTTTGTCGCTCTGTCTATCAAAAGAGGAGTATCTCCATATGA